Proteins encoded by one window of Lycium barbarum isolate Lr01 chromosome 11, ASM1917538v2, whole genome shotgun sequence:
- the LOC132617328 gene encoding protein trichome birefringence-like 14 — protein sequence MKGGLKVPRISLILIGLVCATVIILAYVKSPFLSYWTPSQDHVFQISPDYKVKDEEVLTERNRSGQSEENTNFVSAISNSSTKDKVTEELITNTEIEGSAGIPPSFTQKGEDLKALEEKNSSREQENEVAAPVNSAGGPIEHLTSASKDHGCNSAKGRWVTDDSRPLYSGFGCKRWLSGMWACRLTQRTDFGYEKLRWRPRDCEMEEFTGVKFLKRMENKTLAFIGDSLGRQQFQSLMCMITGGKDRPDVLDVGREYGLVKARHAVRPDGWAYRFPSTQTTILYYWSASLCNLRPINASKRATDYAMHLDRPPAFLSRYLPRFDVLVLNTGHHWNRGKLNANRWVMYVGGVPNTNRKIADIAGAKNFTMHSIIKWVDSQLPKYPGLKAFYRSISPRHFFNGDWNSGGTCDNTTPLSGGKEVVQDESSDAGAARAVKGTGVKLLDITALSQLRDEGHISRYSIKSTPGVQDCLHWCLPGVPDTWNEILFAQL from the exons ATGAAGGGAGGTTTAAAGGTGCCAAGGATCTCTCTCATCCTTATTGGATTGGTCTGTGCCACTGTTATTATTTTGGCATACGTGAAAAGCCCTTTTCTCTCTTATTGGACACCATCTCAGGATCATGTCTTCCAGATTTCTCCAG ATTATAAAGTGAAAGATGAAGAAGTTTTAACAGAAAGAAATAGATCAGGGCAATCAGAAGAAAACACGAACTTTGTATCTGCCATTTCAAACTCTTCTACAAAGGATAAGGTGACTGAAGAACTGATTACTAATACTGAGATAGAAG GAAGTGCAGGTATTCCCCCTAGCTTTACCCAAAAAGGAGAAGATTTAAAAGCTTTGGAAGAAAAAAATAGTTCAAGAGAACAGGAAAATGAAGTTGCTGCTCCAGTGAATTCTGCAGGTGGCCCTATAGAACATCTGACGTCTGCCTCAAAAGATCATG GTTGTAATTCTGCTAAAGGTAGATGGGTCACAGATGATAGTCGGCCTTTATATTCTGGATTTGGCTGCAAGCGATGGTTGTCAGGCATGTGGGCTTGCCGATTGACACAGCGTACGGATTTTGGATACGAGAAACTACGTTGGAGACCAAGGGATTGCGAGATGGAAGAGTTTACAGGTGTTAAATTCCTTAAAAG GATGGAGAACAAAACTCTGGCCTTTATTGGGGATTCGCTTGGCAGACAACAATTCCAGTCGCTTATGTGTATGATTACTGGTGGTAAAGACAGACCTGACGTTCTCGACGTGGGACGTGAATATGGTCTTGTAAAGGCTCGTCATGCTGTACGACCTGACGGATGGGCTTATCGGTTTCCGAGTACCCAAACAACTATTCTCTACTATTGGTCTGCTAGTCTGTGTAACTTGAGACCCATTAATGCTTCTAAGCGTGCTACTGATTACGCCATGCACCTGGATCGCCCGCCAGCATTTTTGAGTCGTTACCTACCCAGATTTGATGTCCTTGTGCTAAATACAGGACACCATTGGAATAGAGGAAAACTTAACGCCAACCGGTGGGTCATGTATGTAGGTGGTGTTCCTAATACGAACAGGAAAATTGCAGATATTGCTGGTGCCAAGAATTTTACAATGCACAGCATCATTAAATGGGTAGATTCACAGCTGCCAAAATACCCTGGTCTTAAAGCATTTTATCGGTCTATATCGCCTAGGCATTTCTTTAATGGAGATTGGAACAGTGGAGGCACGTGCGATAACACCACTCCACTTTCTGGTGGAAAGGAGGTTGTACAAGATGAATCCAGTGATGCAGGTGCAGCACGGGCAGTAAAAGGAACAGGTGTCAAGCTTTTGGACATCACAGCTTTGTCTCAGCTGAGAGACGAGGGTCATATATCTCGATACAGCATCAAATCAACACCCGGAGTGCAGGATTGTTTGCATTGGTGCTTGCCTGGTGTTCCAGATACATGGAATGAAATTCTTTTTGCTCAACTTTAA